A region of Anguilla rostrata isolate EN2019 chromosome 10, ASM1855537v3, whole genome shotgun sequence DNA encodes the following proteins:
- the golm1 gene encoding Golgi membrane protein 1 produces MGGLGNGRRGGRSPPLLIGALIACVLVLGFNYWVSSSRNLELQTQLFQMEGAARRAAAERAAVEQKKAAFEEQLRMQSDQIKRMEDSHRIQLDTMQANWKQEKTVLVLNISTSTRTIQILKAQLFGLEEIQKELQDCQNNRINLSTAMNQCEAQMSALKEECAAKTPEKPPPVSPSSQEKSGPPLSRTGLEEKPGLDDTKKPSVLAPKTSRTGAEPDSTNTKLSALETNEIAKDGEKSDITQQQPPVGVAKRGNDLEVMETHVGKQQSTGNDVVVVEKEDKRVDTPEDKPEDKPEDKPGDQPEDQPEDKPGDKLEDKPEDQPEDKPGDQPEDQPEDKPGDKPGDQQNAAGSEAVKQTQLKANAGRDPAVGHALPDRKDKLADYNGDADNEGEFEADKQAELAKH; encoded by the exons ATGGGAGGCCTTGGAAACGGGCGTCGCGGAGGAAGGTCGCCGCCGCTTCTGATTGGCGCCTTGATCGCTTGCGTTCTCGTGCTGGGATTCAACTACTGGGTGTCGAGCTCACGCAAcctggagctgcag ACGCAGCTGTTTCAGATGGAGGGAGCGGCGCGGAGAGCGGCGGCAGAGAGGGCAGCTGTGGAGCAGAAGAAGGCGGCGTTTGAGGAGCAGCTGCGCATGCAGAGCGACCAGATCAAACGCATGGAGGACAGTCACAGGATCCAGCTGGATACCATGCAGGCTAACTGGAAGCAAGAAAAG ACAGTTCTGGTGTTAAACATCTCCACAAGCACTAGAACAATCCAGATATTGAAAG cTCAGTTGTTCGGTCTGGAGGAAATTcagaaggagctgcaggactGCCAGAACAATCGGATCAATCTGAGTACTGCCAT gaATCAGTGTGAGGCTCAGATGAGTGCTCTGAAGGAGGAGTGTGCAGCCAAAACCCCTGAGAAACCCCCACCTGTCTCACCCTCCTCTCAG GAGAAGTCCGGCCCCCCTCTCAGCCGAACGGGCCTGGAAGAGAAGCCAGGCCTGGATGACACCAAGAAGCCCTCTGTCCTCGCCCCGAAAACCAGCCGGACCGGCGCTGAACCAGACAGTACCAACACCAAGCTTTCTGCGCTGGAGACCAATGAGATTGCCAAAGATGGAG AGAAAAGCGACATTACCCAGCAGCAACCCCCAGTGGGCGTGGCCAAACGGGGAAATGACTTGGAAGTGATGGAAACCCATGTGGGGAAGCAGCAGTCTACAG GAAATGATGTGGTTGTGGTGGAAAAGGAAGACAAACGTGTGGACACACCTGAGGACAAACCTGAAGACAAACCTGAGGACAAACCTGGAGACCAACCTGAGGACCAACCTGAGGACAAACCTGGAGACAAACTTGAGGACAAACCTGAGGACCAACCTGAGGACAAACCTGGAGACCAACCTGAGGACCAACCTGAGGACAAACCTGGAGACAAACCAGGAGACCAGCAGAATGCTGCAGGTTCTGAGGCAGTGAAACAGACTCAACTCAAAGCTAACGCAG GTAGAGATCCGGCTGTAGGCCACGCCCTGCCGGACCGGAAGGACAAGCTTGCGGATTATAATGGTGACGCTGACAATGAGGGCGAGTTTGAGGCAGACAAGCAAGCCGAACTTGCCAAGCATTGA